The DNA sequence GCAGCTGCGCGACGTACGCCGCCGCGGCGTCGGGGCCCGGCGCCACCGAGGCCCGGATCCCGAGCAGGGCCGTCGCGCCGACCGGGTCGCGGGCCGGGTCGGGCATGCCGGTGATGATCCCCGCCGCGCCGGGCGCCAGGACGTCGGCCCAGCTCAGCGTCCGCGACGGCCAGCCGAGGCCCTTCGCCGCCGCCTCCGCGACCGCCAGCACCACCGGTGAGCTGGCCACCGACGCGCCGGTCGCGGGGACGTCGGCGGCGCCGAGCTGGTGGGCGCGGCGCAGCGCGAGCGTGGAGTCGGGCACCCAGACCTGCGGCCGCGGGGTGCCGTCGGACATCGCGAGCCGTTCGGCGGCCAGCGTCGCCTCACGGGTCTGGACCTCGATGGAACCGCAGTCGATGTCGAGGCCCTGCACGACCAGCGACAGCGCGGGCGCGATGTCCGGCGAAGCGGTGACGAGGACCTTCGTCGGCTGCTCGCACGCCGACCGGGAGCGCACGACCGAGACGGTCACCCAGGCCGCGGTGCCGAGCACGACCACGAGACCGGTCGCCAAAGCGGGCACGAGCAGCCGGCGTCGTCGCCCGTCCGGCGAATGACGTCCCATCGGCGCGGCCTCTCTTCCCGAGGCGGGTGAACCCCAAGGCTAGACCGCGGTCCACCGGCCGCACGTGGTCCGGACGGGCTAAGTACGGCCGCAACCTCATCCCCGGGGTGGAGGTGATTCGTTCCCGGGCGGGATGTCGCGGGCAGCTCCCGGCGGAACACTGGGTGCCGTCGAAGGGGGTTCGCATGAAACCGACACGCGCCGAACAGCGCCGGGCCCGGTGGGACCTGGCGCGGCAGACCGCGACGGTGGCCGCCGCCCTGCTGCTCGCCAAAGCCGGACGCTGAAACGCCGTGAGGGGCACCTTCAGGGACGTGGTGTCCCTGAAGGTGCCCCTCACGGCGGCAAAACCTAGACCGGGATGACCGTCGGGACGATCATCGGGCGGCGGCGGTAGGTGTCGGCCACCCAGCGGCCGACCACGCGGCGGACCGCCTGGGCGATGCGGTGGGTGTCGGTGATGCCTTCGGCCTCGGTGCGCGCCAGCTCCATCTCCACCAGCGGCACGACGGCGGCGAGCGCCTTCGGGTCGTCGGAGAAGCCGCGCCCGGACACCGTCGGGGCGCTGACCGGGCGGCCGGTGGCGGATTCGATCGCGACACTGATCGAGATGAACCCGCCTTCGCCCAGTACCAGCCGGTCGGACAGGGTCGACTCGCCGACGTCGCCGACCGAGAGGCCGTCCACGTAGACGTGCCCGACCTCGACCCGGCCGGTGCGGGAGGCCTTGCCGTCGACCAGGTCGACGACCACGCCGTCTTCGGCGATCACCACGTTGTCCGCCGCGACGCCGGTGCGGATCGCCAGCTCGGCGTTGGCCTTCAGGTGCTTCCACTCGCCGTGGACCGGCATCACGTTGCTCGGCCGGACCGCGTTGTACAGGTACAGCAGCTCGCCCGCCGACGCGTGGCCGGAGACGTGCACCTTGGCGTTGCCCTGGTGCACGACGTTCGCCCCGAGCCGGGTCAGGCCGTTGACCACGCCGAACACCGCGGTCTCGTTGCCCGGGATCATCGAGCTGGCCAGCACGACGGTGTCGCCGGCGCGAATGGAGATCTGCCGGTGCTCACCGCGCGCCATCCGCGACAGCGCCGAGAGCGGCTCGCCCTGGGAGCCGGTGGAGACGAACAGGACCTTGCTCTCCGGCAGTCCGCTCGCCTGGTCGAGGTCGACCAGCAGGCCGTCCGGCACGTTGAGCAGGCCCAGGTCGGCCGCGATGCCCATGTTGCGGACCATCGACCGGCCGACGAACGCGATCCGGCGGCCGTGCCGCTGCGCGGCGTCGAGCACCTGCTGGACGCGGTGCACGTGGCTGGCGAAGCAGGCCACGATGACCCGCTGGCCGACCCGGCGGACGACGTCGTCGAGGACCGGGC is a window from the Amycolatopsis sp. NBC_00355 genome containing:
- a CDS encoding ribonuclease J produces the protein MSSLPPGPGPTNAPPELPAGALRVVALGGIGEVGRNMTVFEFAGRLLIVDCGVLFPEDDQPGVDLILPDFRAIEDRLDDIEGLVLTHGHEDHIGAVPFLLRLRPDLPIYGSRFTNALLAAKAKEHRQRPKLIEVREGERRDVGVFNLEFFAVNHSIPDALAVAIRTPAGVVLHTGDIKLDQLPLDGRLTDLAGFSRLGDEGVDLFCVDSTNAEVPGFVMPERDIGPVLDDVVRRVGQRVIVACFASHVHRVQQVLDAAQRHGRRIAFVGRSMVRNMGIAADLGLLNVPDGLLVDLDQASGLPESKVLFVSTGSQGEPLSALSRMARGEHRQISIRAGDTVVLASSMIPGNETAVFGVVNGLTRLGANVVHQGNAKVHVSGHASAGELLYLYNAVRPSNVMPVHGEWKHLKANAELAIRTGVAADNVVIAEDGVVVDLVDGKASRTGRVEVGHVYVDGLSVGDVGESTLSDRLVLGEGGFISISVAIESATGRPVSAPTVSGRGFSDDPKALAAVVPLVEMELARTEAEGITDTHRIAQAVRRVVGRWVADTYRRRPMIVPTVIPV